A single genomic interval of Bacillus sp. es.036 harbors:
- a CDS encoding CCA tRNA nucleotidyltransferase has translation MIRLTGKAYECCLEVLQLLKDAGHEAYIVGGAVRDAILGLPVSDFDLASSAKPEEIMASFHTVIPTGIDHGTVTVIHHGFSYEVTTFRTDVSYNDFRHPNAVSFLGSIEEDLARRDFTMNSLALSIDGTLIDLYSGQEDLTNRLIRTVGNPDERFQEDALRMIRALRFQSTLNFTLDQQTEQALKKQADLLQYVAIERIQMEFSKLLAGKAVDQALHALVQANVHLVLPELQEIEQSFDEIPFLVNLTTEIERWAWLSSTTEKPSQFLKKWRLSNRIIKEVEHLLVNVKNAQDKGWNKETVYNALPEVKSCERLRSVFEKRRPFLESVEQITSDLTITSSKMLAVTGEDLIHWRESSPGPWVGEALKQIELAVINDEIKNEKSSIRRWLKQWQTQ, from the coding sequence TTGATTAGATTGACGGGTAAAGCTTATGAATGTTGTCTTGAGGTACTTCAACTTCTAAAGGACGCCGGACATGAAGCGTATATTGTTGGAGGCGCAGTGAGAGATGCGATACTCGGTTTACCTGTTTCTGACTTTGATCTTGCCTCTTCAGCTAAACCTGAAGAGATCATGGCTAGTTTTCATACAGTCATTCCAACAGGGATCGATCATGGAACGGTTACTGTTATTCATCATGGGTTTTCATACGAGGTAACAACATTTAGAACTGATGTGTCTTATAATGATTTTAGACATCCAAATGCGGTTTCTTTCTTAGGTTCAATAGAGGAAGATCTCGCGAGGCGTGACTTCACTATGAATAGTCTGGCGCTTTCAATAGATGGAACACTTATCGACCTATATAGTGGACAAGAGGATCTTACAAATCGTCTTATTCGTACGGTCGGTAATCCAGATGAACGATTTCAAGAAGATGCGTTACGGATGATAAGAGCCCTGCGATTTCAAAGCACGCTTAATTTTACACTTGACCAACAAACGGAACAAGCGTTAAAGAAACAAGCGGACTTGCTTCAATATGTTGCAATTGAAAGAATTCAAATGGAGTTCAGCAAACTACTAGCTGGAAAAGCTGTAGATCAAGCACTCCATGCACTTGTACAGGCAAATGTTCATCTCGTTTTACCAGAACTTCAAGAAATTGAGCAATCATTTGATGAAATTCCTTTTTTGGTGAATTTAACGACAGAAATAGAGCGGTGGGCGTGGCTATCTTCCACGACTGAAAAGCCAAGTCAATTTTTAAAAAAGTGGCGTTTGTCAAATCGGATTATTAAAGAAGTGGAGCATCTTTTAGTAAATGTAAAGAATGCACAAGATAAAGGGTGGAATAAGGAAACCGTTTATAATGCACTCCCAGAAGTGAAGTCATGTGAGAGACTTCGATCAGTGTTTGAAAAGCGTCGTCCATTTCTTGAAAGTGTGGAACAGATCACTTCAGATCTTACGATAACCTCTTCCAAAATGCTTGCTGTGACAGGGGAGGACCTCATTCACTGGAGAGAATCCTCTCCAGGACCGTGGGTTGGTGAGGCTCTAAAGCAAATTGAGCTAGCCGTAATCAATGATGAAATTAAAAATGAGAAATCCAGCATTAGAAGGTGGCTTAAACAGTGGCAGACTCAATAA
- the bshA gene encoding N-acetyl-alpha-D-glucosaminyl L-malate synthase BshA — MTLKIGITCYPTVGGSGVIATELGKMMAEKGHEVHFITSSVPFRLDTFHPNIYFHEVEVNQYAVFRYPPYDLTLASKMAEVIQRENLDLLHVHYAVPHAVCAFLAKEMVGGDIKIVTTLHGTDITVLGYDPSLTQLIRFGIEKSDRVTAVSNDLVDQTHRLLETDKPIDTVYNFVDERIYYPKPPADLKKSYGITEEEKVIVHISNFRAVKRVPDVIKVFHRIQKEMPAKLLLIGDGPEIQVACRLVNDLGLKDKVKFLGKQENVAEILSICDLKLLLSEKESFGLVALEAMACGVPAIGTNIGGIPEVIEHEVNGFIAEVGELDIISAYAVQLLSNKELHNRMSSAAVKAVQTRFASQRILEQYEAIYYKTLQGALT; from the coding sequence ATGACATTAAAAATAGGAATTACTTGTTACCCAACTGTCGGGGGATCTGGCGTTATTGCGACAGAACTTGGTAAGATGATGGCTGAAAAGGGGCATGAAGTTCACTTTATTACAAGTAGCGTTCCGTTCCGCCTGGATACGTTTCACCCTAATATTTATTTTCACGAAGTTGAAGTCAACCAATATGCTGTTTTTCGTTACCCCCCATATGATTTAACCCTTGCTAGTAAAATGGCAGAGGTGATTCAACGAGAAAACCTTGATCTCCTTCATGTTCACTATGCTGTTCCGCATGCTGTTTGTGCTTTCCTAGCGAAAGAAATGGTTGGAGGAGATATTAAAATCGTTACAACCCTGCATGGAACAGATATTACAGTACTTGGATATGATCCGTCGTTAACACAACTAATTCGATTTGGTATTGAAAAATCTGATCGCGTTACAGCTGTATCAAACGATCTCGTTGATCAAACACACCGATTACTTGAAACCGACAAACCGATTGACACGGTATATAACTTTGTAGATGAACGCATTTATTATCCAAAACCTCCCGCCGACTTGAAGAAAAGTTACGGCATTACGGAAGAGGAAAAGGTTATTGTTCACATTTCGAATTTTAGAGCGGTAAAACGTGTTCCTGACGTCATTAAGGTCTTTCACCGCATCCAAAAAGAAATGCCTGCAAAGCTATTGCTCATTGGTGATGGCCCTGAAATTCAAGTTGCCTGTCGACTCGTAAACGATTTAGGGTTAAAAGATAAAGTGAAGTTCCTCGGTAAACAAGAAAATGTAGCTGAAATTCTCTCTATCTGTGATTTAAAATTATTGCTATCTGAAAAAGAGAGTTTTGGTTTAGTTGCTCTTGAAGCGATGGCCTGTGGCGTCCCTGCAATCGGAACGAACATAGGCGGTATTCCGGAAGTCATTGAACATGAGGTGAACGGGTTTATTGCAGAAGTTGGTGAGTTAGACATCATCTCCGCTTATGCTGTGCAGTTACTATCGAATAAAGAGTTGCATAACCGAATGAGTTCGGCTGCGGTTAAAGCCGTTCAAACAAGGTTTGCTTCCCAACGCATTTTAGAACAGTATGAGGCGATTTATTATAAAACGCTTCAGGGGGCACTTACTTGA
- a CDS encoding sporulation protein YpjB, with product MGRRWLLLVLLFTLPVNVHASQADSKQVWNDIAANVLEFGKQEKFDRSKMMLEEFSTVFPGEQSSELSNTELRVILNTHDRALKAVTSMDKANDQRIQALTEFRLAVDALVTEEQPIWHQTNDQILPLIHEMSTAIEHGDIDVYKASKDRFLGSYSTIRPAMAIDLPPETQQRLDSHIAFIEKYASGRNTELSGQLETMYDDFKNAYDPSYSEETSLMWLIVSIGGIIIFTLVYVIYRKYKGEKETLKRKQMD from the coding sequence ATGGGTAGACGATGGCTCCTATTAGTGTTGCTTTTCACGCTCCCGGTAAATGTACACGCTTCACAGGCCGATTCGAAACAAGTCTGGAATGACATAGCCGCAAATGTCCTGGAATTTGGAAAGCAAGAGAAGTTTGATCGATCAAAAATGATGTTAGAGGAATTTTCAACCGTTTTTCCCGGTGAACAGTCAAGTGAACTTTCGAATACGGAACTTAGGGTGATACTAAATACGCATGATCGTGCACTTAAAGCTGTAACATCTATGGATAAAGCAAATGATCAACGAATTCAGGCATTAACAGAATTTCGATTGGCGGTAGATGCTCTAGTTACGGAAGAACAGCCGATTTGGCATCAAACGAATGATCAGATTTTGCCACTAATTCATGAGATGTCCACTGCTATTGAACACGGAGATATAGATGTATATAAAGCAAGTAAAGACCGTTTTTTAGGTAGTTATAGCACTATTCGACCTGCGATGGCAATTGATCTACCTCCTGAAACTCAGCAGCGTCTTGATTCTCATATCGCTTTTATCGAAAAGTACGCGTCAGGACGAAATACAGAATTATCTGGTCAGCTTGAAACGATGTATGATGATTTTAAAAACGCCTATGATCCATCTTATTCTGAAGAAACTTCTCTCATGTGGTTAATCGTCTCAATTGGCGGGATAATTATTTTCACATTGGTTTATGTCATTTATCGAAAGTATAAAGGAGAAAAAGAGACATTAAAAAGGAAACAGATGGATTAA
- a CDS encoding YitT family protein, translated as MEGIRTKNVFFILLGSAIFAFGLVHFNMENNLAEGGFTGITLLLYFLFNIDPAISNLVLNIPLFLIGWKLLGRKAFIYTIIGTVSLSLFLWIFQHYSALSIPLQDDLTLAALFAGVFVGVGLGIIFRYGGTTGGVDIIARLGSKYVGWSMGRTMFVFDFCVIAISLVYLNYKEAMYTLLAVFVAARVIDFIQQGAYAAKAAMIISENNKEIADTIMSQMDRGATVLNGKGSFSGLQKEILYCVVARNEIVRLKNIIKQVDPHAFVAVNDVHDVLGEGFTLDENKNPIEQ; from the coding sequence ATGGAAGGTATACGAACAAAAAATGTGTTCTTTATTTTATTAGGCTCTGCCATTTTTGCATTTGGGCTTGTGCATTTCAACATGGAAAACAATTTAGCTGAAGGTGGTTTCACCGGCATAACACTATTACTCTATTTTCTATTCAATATCGATCCAGCTATTTCGAATCTTGTTCTTAACATCCCCTTATTTCTCATTGGCTGGAAGCTACTTGGTCGAAAAGCATTTATTTACACGATTATCGGAACCGTTTCCTTATCTCTGTTTCTATGGATCTTTCAGCATTATTCAGCGCTCTCAATACCTCTACAAGATGATCTAACACTTGCCGCTCTGTTTGCAGGTGTTTTCGTAGGAGTAGGACTCGGTATTATTTTTCGGTACGGAGGGACAACTGGCGGCGTAGATATTATCGCAAGACTTGGATCTAAATATGTTGGATGGAGTATGGGAAGAACGATGTTTGTTTTTGATTTTTGTGTCATTGCCATATCACTTGTTTATCTTAATTACAAAGAGGCCATGTATACGCTTTTAGCCGTTTTTGTAGCCGCTCGCGTGATCGACTTCATTCAGCAAGGTGCATACGCAGCAAAAGCTGCAATGATTATAAGTGAGAATAACAAAGAAATAGCCGATACCATTATGAGCCAGATGGATCGTGGCGCAACCGTCTTAAACGGGAAAGGAAGTTTCTCAGGATTACAAAAAGAAATACTCTATTGCGTCGTAGCACGAAATGAAATCGTACGCCTAAAAAACATTATTAAACAGGTAGACCCTCATGCATTTGTCGCAGTAAATGATGTTCATGATGTGCTAGGTGAAGGGTTTACGCTTGATGAAAATAAAAATCCAATTGAACAGTAA
- a CDS encoding ubiquinol-cytochrome c reductase iron-sulfur subunit yields MAKKKEVTRRQFLNYSLTGVGGFMAAGMLMPMVRFAIDPLLKEGAKQDFVPVMDTSEITDKPVRKEFKIDQVDGWYESEVTQSAWVYKDEKDEIVALSPVCKHLGCTVDWSSNPAYPDQFFCPCHAGRYTKDGVNVPGTPPLAPLDVYNKKVEDGKLYLGKPEPR; encoded by the coding sequence ATGGCGAAGAAGAAGGAAGTAACAAGACGCCAATTTCTAAACTACAGCCTGACTGGTGTCGGCGGTTTTATGGCAGCAGGGATGCTAATGCCGATGGTTCGTTTTGCAATTGATCCATTGTTAAAAGAAGGAGCCAAGCAGGATTTTGTACCTGTTATGGACACAAGCGAGATTACGGACAAACCAGTTCGTAAAGAATTCAAAATTGACCAGGTAGATGGTTGGTATGAATCTGAAGTAACGCAATCCGCCTGGGTTTACAAAGATGAAAAAGACGAAATTGTCGCACTTTCACCTGTTTGTAAACACCTCGGATGTACAGTTGACTGGTCTTCAAATCCTGCATATCCTGATCAGTTTTTCTGCCCATGTCACGCGGGGCGTTATACGAAAGATGGTGTGAACGTTCCGGGTACACCACCACTTGCGCCGCTTGATGTTTACAACAAGAAAGTTGAAGATGGAAAACTTTACCTCGGAAAACCTGAACCACGTTAG
- a CDS encoding nucleotide pyrophosphohydrolase, whose product MQEEVDQYISQFKEGYFSPLAMLARMTEELGELAREINHYHGEKPKKNSEEERTIEDEMGDLLFVLTCFANSLDIDLDEAFGRVMNKFQTRDKDRWTKIEKESGD is encoded by the coding sequence ATGCAAGAAGAGGTAGACCAATACATAAGTCAATTTAAAGAAGGATACTTTAGTCCACTTGCCATGCTTGCCAGAATGACAGAAGAACTTGGTGAGTTAGCACGTGAAATTAATCATTACCATGGTGAAAAACCAAAAAAGAATTCGGAAGAAGAACGGACCATTGAAGATGAAATGGGCGATCTTTTATTTGTGCTTACTTGTTTTGCGAATTCGTTAGATATTGATCTTGATGAAGCATTTGGAAGAGTGATGAATAAGTTTCAAACACGAGATAAAGATCGTTGGACAAAAATCGAGAAGGAGAGTGGCGACTGA
- the mgsA gene encoding methylglyoxal synthase, which yields MKIALIAHDKKKDDLVRFTLAYKMILDPHDLYATGTTGKRIIDETGLNVHRYQSGPLGGDQQIGAMIAENDMDAVIFFRDPLTAQPHEPDITALIRLCDVYDIPLATNMGSAEILVHALARGELDWREIVHGRNNT from the coding sequence ATGAAAATCGCTTTAATCGCACACGATAAGAAAAAAGACGATCTTGTTCGTTTTACACTAGCTTATAAAATGATTTTAGATCCACACGACCTGTATGCGACAGGGACAACTGGAAAGCGAATCATAGATGAAACTGGTTTAAACGTGCATCGTTACCAATCTGGTCCTCTTGGTGGGGATCAGCAAATTGGTGCAATGATTGCAGAGAATGATATGGATGCAGTGATTTTCTTTCGAGATCCCCTAACAGCACAGCCGCATGAGCCAGATATTACAGCGCTCATTAGATTATGTGATGTATATGATATCCCGCTAGCAACAAATATGGGCAGTGCGGAAATACTTGTCCACGCTCTGGCAAGGGGAGAATTGGATTGGAGAGAAATTGTACATGGAAGAAATAATACTTGA
- the qcrB gene encoding menaquinol-cytochrome c reductase cytochrome b subunit has protein sequence MLNKIYDWVDERLDITPMWRDIADHEVPEHVNPAHHFSAFVYCFGGLTFFITVIQILSGMFLTMYYVPDIVNAWESVYYLQNEVAFGQIVRGMHHWGASLVIVMMFLHTLRVFFTGSYKKPRELNWVVGVLIFFVMLGLGFTGYLLPWDMKALFATKVGLEIAVTIPVVGEWAKTLLAGGEIIGAQTLARFFAIHVFFLPAALLGLLAAHFIMIRKQGISGPL, from the coding sequence ATGTTAAATAAAATCTATGATTGGGTAGATGAACGCTTAGATATTACGCCGATGTGGCGCGATATTGCAGATCACGAAGTGCCTGAGCACGTTAACCCGGCTCACCACTTTTCAGCGTTTGTTTATTGTTTTGGCGGTTTAACGTTTTTTATTACTGTGATCCAAATCTTATCCGGGATGTTCTTAACAATGTATTATGTACCAGACATTGTTAACGCCTGGGAGTCTGTATACTATCTTCAGAATGAAGTAGCATTCGGACAAATTGTAAGAGGAATGCACCATTGGGGAGCCAGTCTCGTTATCGTTATGATGTTTCTACATACCCTTCGCGTATTCTTTACCGGCTCTTACAAAAAACCCCGTGAATTGAACTGGGTAGTTGGTGTATTGATTTTCTTTGTTATGCTTGGCTTAGGATTTACGGGATATCTCTTACCATGGGATATGAAAGCGCTATTTGCCACAAAAGTTGGTCTTGAAATTGCGGTAACAATTCCTGTTGTAGGTGAATGGGCAAAGACCCTTCTAGCAGGTGGAGAAATTATCGGAGCGCAAACTCTTGCACGATTCTTTGCGATTCACGTATTCTTCTTACCAGCTGCACTCCTAGGATTGCTTGCTGCTCACTTTATCATGATTCGTAAGCAGGGTATTTCTGGCCCTCTATAA
- a CDS encoding DUF1405 domain-containing protein, translated as MVSQFFYLLKSKPFLILLLLINIPGTIYGYYWYGWQLADTEPIFLLFVPDSPTASLFFCFVLLAFLFKKNWPLMEGLAAVTLFKYGIWAVVMNALVMIETNQLSPIAIMLILSHLGMAIEGLLFTPFYKIKRWHLVAVAIWTLHNDVIDYVFGQMPRYSILSEYTSLIGYFTFWLSLVSLTIVYFLAVRKERFKLSIQ; from the coding sequence ATGGTTTCTCAATTTTTTTATTTACTTAAGTCAAAACCTTTTCTCATATTGTTGCTTCTCATCAATATACCTGGAACAATATACGGTTATTATTGGTATGGATGGCAATTAGCTGATACAGAACCTATTTTTTTATTGTTTGTGCCGGATAGTCCAACAGCGAGTCTTTTCTTTTGCTTTGTTTTACTAGCATTTCTTTTTAAGAAAAACTGGCCGCTTATGGAAGGACTAGCAGCCGTTACGTTATTTAAGTATGGAATCTGGGCAGTTGTTATGAATGCTCTTGTGATGATTGAAACGAATCAACTATCTCCTATTGCAATCATGCTAATTCTTTCACATTTAGGGATGGCGATTGAAGGATTGCTCTTTACCCCATTTTATAAAATAAAACGGTGGCATTTAGTAGCTGTAGCTATTTGGACATTACATAATGATGTGATTGATTATGTGTTTGGTCAAATGCCGCGATATTCGATCTTAAGCGAATACACATCACTAATCGGATATTTTACATTCTGGCTATCGTTAGTTTCACTTACGATTGTGTATTTCTTAGCCGTTCGAAAAGAACGGTTTAAGCTCTCGATCCAATAA
- the dapB gene encoding 4-hydroxy-tetrahydrodipicolinate reductase — protein sequence MQEVKIVIAGPRGNMGMEAVKLVDRTAHFTLTAVVDRKSSGQTVADISGLPSLNSPIYTDLDQCLSEVECDVLIDLTTPEHGKKHMQIAFDHGVRPVVGTTGFSNADVDELSRTAAEKELGAIIAPNFAIGAVLMMKFASMAAKYFSDVEIIEQHHDRKLDAPSGTAVKTAKMISEVREEKKQGHEDEREDIAGARGADYEGMRIHSVRLPGLVAHQEVLFGGEGQTLKIRHDSMNRASFMPGVQLAVETVLKIDQLVYGLENIME from the coding sequence ATGCAAGAAGTGAAAATTGTTATTGCAGGACCAAGAGGGAATATGGGGATGGAAGCAGTAAAACTTGTCGATCGGACAGCGCATTTCACGTTAACTGCTGTTGTGGACCGTAAATCGTCTGGACAAACGGTGGCAGATATTAGTGGCCTTCCATCGCTAAATTCACCTATTTATACAGATCTTGATCAATGTTTATCTGAAGTAGAGTGTGACGTTTTGATTGACTTAACAACGCCTGAACATGGGAAAAAGCATATGCAAATTGCGTTTGATCATGGAGTTCGACCTGTTGTAGGAACAACAGGATTTTCAAATGCAGATGTGGACGAACTATCAAGAACGGCAGCAGAAAAAGAGTTAGGTGCGATTATTGCTCCTAACTTTGCAATCGGTGCTGTATTAATGATGAAATTTGCTTCAATGGCAGCTAAATATTTCTCAGATGTTGAGATTATTGAGCAACATCATGACCGAAAACTTGATGCACCATCTGGAACAGCAGTAAAAACAGCAAAAATGATTTCAGAGGTAAGGGAAGAAAAGAAGCAGGGGCATGAAGACGAACGGGAGGACATTGCTGGAGCACGTGGTGCAGATTATGAAGGCATGAGAATTCATAGCGTTCGCTTGCCAGGTCTTGTTGCCCACCAAGAAGTTCTTTTTGGAGGCGAAGGACAAACATTGAAAATTCGTCATGACTCAATGAACAGAGCGTCCTTTATGCCAGGTGTACAGCTTGCTGTTGAAACGGTTTTGAAAATCGATCAGCTTGTTTACGGTCTTGAAAATATAATGGAGTAG
- a CDS encoding YpiF family protein, translated as MRWTEADIALFEKEKEYVDTVVLPLVPISMTNSMKTIVSMGEYISIISNELERQLKGRLLLLPAYTYLISEEQAFKTDRLKKIEEELHVGGIKHIITLTADVEWKQVEDQISSALLWMPAIPLEHMDEQYKMETVSAQVKQVLQFVTNTWQSNINS; from the coding sequence ATGAGATGGACTGAAGCAGATATTGCGTTATTTGAAAAAGAAAAAGAATATGTAGATACAGTCGTTCTTCCACTCGTTCCAATATCAATGACGAACAGTATGAAAACGATCGTATCAATGGGAGAGTATATCTCAATCATATCAAATGAACTAGAAAGACAATTAAAAGGTCGTCTTCTTTTGCTACCTGCTTATACCTATTTAATTTCAGAGGAACAAGCTTTTAAGACGGACCGCTTGAAAAAGATAGAGGAAGAATTGCATGTAGGAGGTATTAAACATATTATCACCTTAACTGCCGATGTAGAATGGAAACAGGTGGAGGACCAAATCTCGAGTGCTTTATTATGGATGCCGGCAATTCCACTTGAACATATGGATGAACAATACAAAATGGAAACGGTCTCAGCTCAGGTAAAGCAGGTTTTACAATTTGTAACAAATACGTGGCAAAGTAATATAAATAGTTGA
- a CDS encoding zinc metallopeptidase, with amino-acid sequence MAGFLIYFALLLIIPLWAQGRVKSAYKKYSKVPNSSGMTGAQVARKILDENGLYSVGVEEVRGHLSDHYDPRSKTVRLSSGNFHGHSVAGAAIAAHEVGHAIQDEQDYAPLRFRHTLVPVANLGSNFSYFVILAGILMSSANFILLGIIFMSAAVLFQLVTLPVEFNASNRAMEQVVSTGVIRNDEERETKKVLNAAALTYVAAAVVALLELVRFVFIFIGMNED; translated from the coding sequence ATGGCTGGTTTTCTAATATACTTCGCGCTTTTGTTAATCATTCCACTCTGGGCACAGGGCAGAGTGAAGAGCGCCTATAAAAAATATTCCAAAGTTCCTAATTCTTCTGGAATGACTGGTGCTCAAGTAGCAAGAAAAATTCTTGATGAAAATGGGTTGTATTCAGTAGGTGTAGAAGAAGTACGAGGTCACCTTTCAGATCATTATGATCCACGTTCCAAAACGGTAAGACTTTCATCAGGAAACTTTCATGGGCATTCTGTAGCGGGTGCAGCTATAGCAGCGCACGAGGTAGGACACGCGATTCAAGATGAGCAAGACTATGCGCCACTTCGGTTCCGTCATACGCTTGTTCCAGTAGCGAATCTTGGTTCAAACTTTAGCTATTTTGTCATTCTTGCTGGTATTCTCATGTCTTCTGCAAACTTTATATTGCTAGGGATTATCTTTATGAGTGCAGCTGTTTTGTTCCAGCTAGTAACGCTCCCGGTAGAATTTAATGCATCTAACAGAGCGATGGAGCAAGTTGTATCCACTGGTGTGATTCGAAATGACGAAGAAAGAGAAACAAAGAAAGTATTGAATGCAGCCGCGTTAACATATGTAGCAGCAGCAGTTGTTGCGCTATTAGAATTGGTACGCTTTGTGTTTATCTTTATCGGAATGAACGAAGATTAA
- a CDS encoding menaquinol-cytochrome c reductase cytochrome b/c subunit, whose translation MHRGKGMKFVGDSRIPAQRKPNIPKDYSEYPGKTEAFWPNFLLKEWMVGAVFLIGYLALTIAHPSPLERVADPTDATYTPLPDWYFLFLYQLLKYKFAAGDYTLVGTVIMPGLAFGALLLAPWLDPGPERRPAKRPVATALMLLGLISTVYLTWESVVTHDWEKAAKQGEIVEAEVDKEAEGYAIYSGQSCIGCHGDSLQGGSGPSLLETKQTKESIMDIAVNGIGGMPANAFKGSDEELEKLADFIVETSEANQ comes from the coding sequence ATGCATCGCGGAAAAGGAATGAAGTTTGTTGGCGACTCGCGTATCCCTGCGCAGAGAAAGCCTAACATTCCAAAAGATTATTCAGAGTACCCCGGCAAAACAGAAGCGTTTTGGCCGAACTTCTTGTTAAAAGAGTGGATGGTAGGTGCGGTATTCCTAATTGGGTATCTTGCTCTTACAATTGCCCATCCATCTCCGCTTGAGCGCGTAGCGGACCCTACTGACGCCACGTATACGCCGCTTCCTGACTGGTACTTTCTCTTTCTATACCAGCTCTTGAAGTACAAATTTGCGGCTGGTGACTATACACTTGTAGGTACAGTAATTATGCCAGGTCTTGCATTTGGTGCACTTCTTCTTGCTCCATGGCTTGATCCAGGTCCTGAAAGAAGACCTGCTAAGCGACCTGTAGCAACAGCGTTAATGCTTCTAGGTCTTATTTCAACGGTTTACCTAACATGGGAATCAGTTGTTACACATGACTGGGAGAAAGCAGCTAAGCAAGGGGAAATTGTTGAAGCTGAAGTAGACAAAGAAGCTGAAGGATATGCTATTTATTCAGGTCAATCTTGTATTGGTTGTCACGGTGATAGCCTTCAAGGTGGATCCGGTCCATCACTTCTTGAAACAAAGCAAACAAAAGAATCCATTATGGATATTGCTGTAAACGGAATCGGCGGAATGCCAGCAAATGCTTTTAAAGGTTCTGATGAGGAACTTGAAAAGCTAGCTGACTTTATTGTTGAAACGTCTGAGGCAAATCAATAA
- the bshB1 gene encoding bacillithiol biosynthesis deacetylase BshB1, with the protein MEEIILDILAFGAHADDVEIGMGGTLKKFAEEGRTTGICDLTEAELSSNGTVFTRHHEAQHAAEILSVTTRLNMKFPDRGLGISDDKLSALVKIIRKRKPRIVFVPYSEDRHPDHGQAARLVEEAVFSAGIRKYHPQLGDAHKVSQIYYYFINGFHRPQFTINISHQIEAKRQSLEAYESQFTLTPDSVSTPLTNGYVDKVIHREYLYGKESGVEYAEGFIAKNLLCLEEFPLGERR; encoded by the coding sequence ATGGAAGAAATAATACTTGATATACTTGCGTTTGGGGCCCACGCAGATGATGTTGAAATTGGTATGGGTGGTACACTAAAGAAATTCGCTGAAGAAGGTAGGACGACAGGCATTTGTGATTTAACAGAGGCTGAACTTTCTTCAAACGGTACTGTTTTCACCCGACATCACGAAGCCCAGCATGCAGCTGAAATTTTGTCGGTTACAACGCGTTTAAATATGAAATTCCCTGACCGTGGATTGGGTATTTCAGATGATAAGCTTTCAGCACTAGTTAAAATCATACGCAAGAGAAAGCCGCGGATTGTTTTTGTCCCTTACTCAGAAGATCGCCACCCGGATCATGGTCAAGCGGCTCGATTAGTGGAAGAAGCCGTTTTTTCAGCGGGCATTCGAAAATATCATCCACAATTAGGAGATGCTCATAAAGTAAGCCAAATCTATTATTACTTTATTAACGGATTCCACCGTCCTCAATTTACGATTAACATCAGTCATCAAATTGAGGCAAAAAGACAATCGCTTGAAGCGTATGAGAGTCAATTTACTCTCACGCCCGATAGTGTATCCACTCCTTTAACAAATGGGTACGTTGATAAAGTGATTCATCGAGAATATTTATATGGTAAAGAGTCAGGAGTAGAATATGCAGAAGGGTTTATTGCGAAGAATCTGCTGTGCCTGGAAGAATTTCCGTTAGGAGAAAGACGATGA